The Streptococcus parasanguinis genomic sequence TGGCAATTCAAGGGCCAAGGCTGGCTCACCTGTTTCTTCTTCTTTTTGGCGGGCAAGCACGGTCACTTTCCGATCATTTGGAGTAATGCCCAAATCATTCATCAAGAGCTCAATCTTCTTGACAGCCCCTTCACCGACACGTTCAGCTTTGACATCCAAGATAGTTTGGTAATAGCGACGGATGATTTCTTGTTGGGAAGCTTCAATCGCAGCGTCATTGTCCACAATGGCAAAGCCAACCATGTTGACGCCCATGTCTGTTGGAGAAGCGTAAGGAGAGGTTCCTAAGATGCGTTCCAACATGCGCTTCAAGACAGGGAAGATTTCGATATCGCGGTTGTAATTGACCGTCGTTTCCCCGTAGGTTTGGAGGTGGAAGGGATCGATCATATTGACATCGTCTAGATCTGCAGTCGCTGCTTCATAAGCCAAGTTGACTGGGTGGTGCAAAGGAAGATTCCATACTGGGAAGGTTTCAAACTTAGCATAACCTGATTTGATCCCATTTAATTGGTCATGGTACATATTGGACATACAAGTTGCCAGCTTACCAGAACCAGGGCCAGGAGCTGTCACAACGACCAAATTGCGACTAGTTTTGATGTAGTCGTTTTTCCCCATCCCTTCAGGAGAGATGATGTGGTCCATATCAGTCGGATAGCCCTTGATCGGATAGTGTAGATAAGAGGCGATCCCGCTCTTGTCCAGTTGTTTGCGAAAGGCATCTGCTGCAGCTTGTCCAGCATATTGGGTGATGACGACAGAGCCTACAAAGATCCCCAATTCATTGAATTTGTCGATCAAACGCAGTACTTCTTGGTCATAAGAAATTCCTAGATCCCCACGGGCTTTTGAGTGCTCAATGTTGTTGGCGTTGATGGCAATGACAATTTCCACCTGGTCGCGCAATTCTTGTAGCAGCTTGATCTTATTGTCTGGTTCGTATCCAGGGAGGACACGAGCAGCGTGAAAGTCTTCTAACATCTTACCACCAAATTCAAGGTAGAGCTTGCCATCGAATTGGTTGATCCGCTCAATAATGTGGTCACGTTGCAAGTTCAAATACTTTTCAGAACTAAAAGCTTGTTTTTTCATGTAAAACTCCTGTATATAAGGGAAGGGTCTGCCACACGAATCCAAGGATGAGTGTTCCGTTCCCTACCATTTCATTCTTTCATATTATATCAGAAAACAGATGGAAGATAAAATATTCTAAGATACTTTCCTAAGGAGAGTGCGGATGCCAAGGGACTCAATGGTGACTCACGCTGGAAAGTTTCAAAGAGAACTTTGTTTTTCCTCTAAAAAAGCCCCTTACGGGGCTTCAGATCGATGCTACTTAATAGTGCTTGATCAAATCAACTGTAGAGCGATCCAATTTCTTAACCAATGCTTGCAAGAAGGCTTGCGCTTGTAAGAAATCATCCATGGCATAGAGGGTTTGGTGAGAGTGGATGTAACGTGCACAGACACCAATGGTGGTTGATGGGACTCCACCATTCTTCAAGTGTGCTGCACCTGCATCGGTACCACCTTTGGCACAATAGTATTGGAATTTGATGCCTGCTTCTTCAGCAGTAGTGAGCAAGAAATCTTTCATATTTGGTAGCATGATGTGACCTGGATCGTAGAAGCGAAGCAGTGTTCCTTCCCCAATCGCACCTTGGTCTCCAAAGACATCGGCTGCTGGCGAACAGTCTACCGCAAGGAAGATTTCAGGATCAAATTTAGTAGTTGAAGTGTGAGCTCCACGAAGTCCCACTTCTTCTTGAACGTTGGCCCCTACATAGAGTTCGTTGTTTAAGGCTTGTCCAGAAAGGCTCTTAGCCAATTCGCTGACCATCAAGACGCCGTAGCGGTTATCCCATGCTTTGGAGATGACGTTTTTACCATTAGCAGTGAGAATCGCAGAGCTGTCTGGGACCAAAGTATCTCCAGGACGGACCCCATAGCTTTCAGCTTCGGCTTTAGAGCTAAAGCCTGCATCAAAGACGATGTCGCTAATGGCAGGTACGGTTGGTCCACCTGTTCCACGTGTCAAATGAGGAGGAACAGATCCTGAAATAGCAGGGTATTCACGTCCGTCGCGTGTAAAGAGTTTGAAGCGTTGGCTGCTGACGACCATCGGATTCCAACCTCCGATTGGGACAACACGGAAAGTTCCGTCAGCTTTGATTTCGCTGATCATAAAACCAACTTCGTCCATGTGGGCAGCTACTAAGATACGAGGAGCATCGGCAGCTGTTGAATGTTTGACCCCAAAGATCCCACCGAGACCATCTGTCACGATTTCGTCCACATGAGGGGTCAATTGTTGGCGCAAATAATCCCGTACAGGAGCTTCATGACCTGAGATAGCAGGGATTTCAGTTACTTCTTTGATTTTAGAAAATAAATCAGTCATAGGTTACCTTCTTTCTGATGCTATTTTAACACTTTTTCTACAAGGATGGTAGCGTTATTATGGAAATCAATCTCAAAAAGCAGAGGGAGAGATCCAGCCTAGACCGTTGTCCCTCTGCTTATTTTGTGTTACAATAGGCACTATGAAAGCTAAAAAAATTATTTTGTCTAGTCTGGCTGTAGCAAGTGCAGGAGCTCTTGCGGCCGGTGTTTATAAAATCGCCAAAGATCAAAAGCGTCTCCGTACCCAAGAAGAGTTGGTAGCAGAAGTACGGGAGCAAATGGAAGCCATGGGGACGATTGCGACCCTGTATGTGGAACTCTACGAGTCTAGTGAAGAACGCTTAGTAGGAGGCGTCATTTTTGAAGATGAGCGCCATTACCGCTTTGTCTATGAGGACGGTCTCTTGCATTATGAAGAGGAAAAACTATGATTACACCAAATTCTCTAGAAGAAATTGCTTCTTATGTAGAGCAAGATGGCAAGAAAGTGTTTGTCTTTTCAGCAGATTGGTGTGGGGATTGTCGTTACCTCAAGCCTTTTTTGCCGGAGATTGAAGCTGAAAATCCCGAATTTACCTTTATCTTGATTGACCGAGATGCCTATATGGATCTGGCGAAAGTCTGGGATGTTTATGGGATCCCAAGTTTGGTGGTTCTGGAAAAGGATAAGGAAATCGGTCGGTTTGTCAATCGGGATCGAAAAACCAAGGCGCAGCTTACAGCATTCTTAGCAGGATTAAAATAGGAGAAAAACATGATTGTAACATACAACAAAGAACAAGTCGGCGATGTCTTGATGCTGACCTTGAAAAATAGTGGAGAAGCAAAGCTCGCGGTGGAGAGAAAAGGAAAAGTGGCTCGCGTTTACCGTGAGGACAAGCAAGAAACCGTTGCCTGGAATATTTTTGATGCCTCATCTTTCTTCGCCATCGAAGGCAAGGGCCAAGTCTTTTTGACAGATGAGCAAGTAGCTCGTTTGAATCAAGAATTGGAAAGAGAAGGCTTCGCAGAACGTTTGGTCAATGATCGGGAACCAAAATTTGTGGTGGGAGAAATCCTTGAAATGGTAGCCCATCCAGATAGTGACCACTTGAATATCTGCCAAGTAGCAGTTGGACCAGATAAGACGGTTCAGATCGTAGCTGGAGCTCCAAATGCGCGAGTGGGTCTCAAGACCATTGTCGCTCTTCCAGGTGCCATGATGCCGGATGGTAGCTTGATTTTCCCAGGGGCCCTTCGTGGAGAAAAAAGCTATGGGATGATGTGCAGTCCGCGCGAATTGCACTTGCCAAATGCTCCTCAAAAACGAGGCATTATTGAATTGGATGACGCAGAAGTAGCAGGGACACCTTTTGATCCTGCTCGTCACTGGCACGAATAAAGAGAAGAATCTAGGATGTTTTGGATCCTAGATTTTTTTGATTTTGGTTTGTCACCTCCATTTTTTGAAATTTTTTCGAATAAATAGATAGGAGGTAAATGATGTATAATAAAGTTATTTTAATCGGTCGCCTAGTAGCGGCCCCAGAATTGCATAAAACCAGCACAGACAAATCCGTTGCCCGAGTGACCGTTGCGGTCAATCGTCGCTACAAGGACCAAAACGGGGAGCGAGAGACTGATTTTGTCAATGTCGTTGTCTGGGGGAAATTGGCTGAAACCATGGCTAGTTATGCTAGCAAAGGGAGCCTGATCTCTTTGGATGGAGAGATTCGGACGCGCCGCTACGAGAAAAATGGAGTTATGCAGTATGTGACAGAGGTCCTCTGCCAAAGTTTTCAGTTGCTAGAGAGCCGCGCTCAGCGAGCGATGCGTGAAAATGGTGGAACGGGAGATTTAGCCGATATCATCTTAGAAGAGGAAGATCTTCCCTTTTAGGATCAAAAAAGAAAGCTGGTTCGTTTATAGACCAGCTTTTTTGATACTTGCTAGGGATTTTATTCGGGAACGACTCTTTTAAAAATAAATCAAAAATATGCATCTGTACAATAAAAGCCAGCACTTTTCTTGAAAAAGTAGTAAAATAAAGTAATATATATTCAAAATTTTCAGAAAAGGAACGGAGTTTGAAGAGGAAAGAAGAAAGAAAAGAACTGTTAAAATGGCTGATAAAACGGGTTCTACTGGTGATTCCAGTGGCCTGCCTCCTCTTGTGGATCTATGCTGTTTGTCAAACCAGTAGCATCAAGGATCAGACCAAGATTGGTGTCACCTATATGACCATGAACAATGAGTTCTATAAAAGTATTCATTCGGAAATTAGTCGGATTGCCGATGAGAGAGGGGCTCTTGTATCTGTTCGAGATCCGGAATTGGATGAAAAAAGGCAGAGCCAGCAGATCGATGATTTTTGCGCTCAAAAAGTAAATGTGATTGTGATTAATCCGGTCAAAGGGGATAGTCAGCCGATTTTAAGGGCTCTTAAAAAAGCTAGAAAACAAGGAATTAAGATCATTGCAGTTGATACCCAGCTCAAGCATTTTAAGCCGGATGCCAGCATTGTCTCCGACAACTACCAAGCAGGAGTCTTGATTGCGAAAGAGTTGATGAAACGCTCTTCAAATGCTCGGATCCTTCTCTTGGAGCACAAAGGGACTGTTTCGGCAGATACGCGGATTCAGGGATTTAAGGATACCATCAAAGGACATGGATCTTATGAGATCATCTCGGAACTAGAAACCAAGGGTCAGACGGAGATCGCCATGCCCGCTGTCCGTAAGTTCTTGCAGTCAGGGGGGAATGTTGATACCCTAGTTGCCCTGAATGACCGATCGGCTATAGGAGCTTTAGCGGCGATCAAGGAGCAAGGAATCACCCATTCCATTGCGATTTATGGGATTGATGGCTCACCAGATATGAAAGCCTTGCTGCACTCGACAGATGATGTCGTAGGAACCGTTGCCCAGTCTCCTTTGAAGATGGGAGACCGCGTGATGGAGGTCATCCAAGATATGACGGCTGGGAAGAGCTACCAAAAAGAAATAACCATTCCGGTTCAGATGATGACAAAGGAAAACATCGATCAATTTGATGTGAATGGGTGGCAGTAATGAGAAAATTTAGAGGTGTGAGATACAGTTTGGCCATTCTGATGGTCGTGAATTTTATCGCTGTGATGCTCAACAGTATCATCTATCTTCAAGCAACCAATTATATCATTGCTCAACGACAAGCTTCCCTATTAGTAGAACGCTTAGAGCGCATTCCTTTTGCGCCCTCTACAACTTTTTGGTTGTCTGCACTCTTATTTGCTGGGATTGCCTTGATTTCCATGAGTCGTTATCGGTCTCAAACGAGTCGATGGTCCATTTTTGATAAGTGGAACATTCTGGAGATCCTCCTGATGTTGCTCTTGATGTGGGTCCAAAATGTAGCTTATAACGGGCTGATTCTCTTGGTTTTTGCGGATATCTTCTATGGTTCCAAAGAGTTGAATACCAAGCGAGACCGCAAGTATTGGTTTGCTTTTATCCTAGTGAGTTTCTTGATGCTCCTCGTGACCAATTCAGACGTCTTTTCCCTTTTCTTTCCGATTCCTTCTCTTGATGTCTATATTCATTTTTACCCTGCCTCTATCCGAATCCTAGCCTTTTTCATGAAGAATTCCCTCTATGCCTTGAATATGGTGCTCTTTATTATTTCGCTTTTATTCTATATTATGAATGTTCTTGCAGAAAACCACGAGGTTGAAGAAGAGTTGGCCATGGTTTCGAAGGTCAATACGGAGTTGAATAACTATATGGCCTTGTCTGAGAAGATTGCAGAAGATCGGGAGCGTAAGCGGATTGCTCGGGAGATTCACGATACCTTGGGGCACGCGCTAACAGGGATCTCAGCCGGTTTAGATGCTGTCGGAGTCTTGATTGATATCGATCCCAATCGGGCAAAGGAGCAAGTGAAAAGCGTATCAGAAGTTGTCCGTGAAGGGATTCAAGATGTGAGGGGCTCTCTCA encodes the following:
- the pepA gene encoding glutamyl aminopeptidase, with the protein product MTDLFSKIKEVTEIPAISGHEAPVRDYLRQQLTPHVDEIVTDGLGGIFGVKHSTAADAPRILVAAHMDEVGFMISEIKADGTFRVVPIGGWNPMVVSSQRFKLFTRDGREYPAISGSVPPHLTRGTGGPTVPAISDIVFDAGFSSKAEAESYGVRPGDTLVPDSSAILTANGKNVISKAWDNRYGVLMVSELAKSLSGQALNNELYVGANVQEEVGLRGAHTSTTKFDPEIFLAVDCSPAADVFGDQGAIGEGTLLRFYDPGHIMLPNMKDFLLTTAEEAGIKFQYYCAKGGTDAGAAHLKNGGVPSTTIGVCARYIHSHQTLYAMDDFLQAQAFLQALVKKLDRSTVDLIKHY
- a CDS encoding substrate-binding domain-containing protein, translated to MKRKEERKELLKWLIKRVLLVIPVACLLLWIYAVCQTSSIKDQTKIGVTYMTMNNEFYKSIHSEISRIADERGALVSVRDPELDEKRQSQQIDDFCAQKVNVIVINPVKGDSQPILRALKKARKQGIKIIAVDTQLKHFKPDASIVSDNYQAGVLIAKELMKRSSNARILLLEHKGTVSADTRIQGFKDTIKGHGSYEIISELETKGQTEIAMPAVRKFLQSGGNVDTLVALNDRSAIGALAAIKEQGITHSIAIYGIDGSPDMKALLHSTDDVVGTVAQSPLKMGDRVMEVIQDMTAGKSYQKEITIPVQMMTKENIDQFDVNGWQ
- a CDS encoding DUF4651 domain-containing protein; this encodes MKAKKIILSSLAVASAGALAAGVYKIAKDQKRLRTQEELVAEVREQMEAMGTIATLYVELYESSEERLVGGVIFEDERHYRFVYEDGLLHYEEEKL
- a CDS encoding sensor histidine kinase, yielding MRKFRGVRYSLAILMVVNFIAVMLNSIIYLQATNYIIAQRQASLLVERLERIPFAPSTTFWLSALLFAGIALISMSRYRSQTSRWSIFDKWNILEILLMLLLMWVQNVAYNGLILLVFADIFYGSKELNTKRDRKYWFAFILVSFLMLLVTNSDVFSLFFPIPSLDVYIHFYPASIRILAFFMKNSLYALNMVLFIISLLFYIMNVLAENHEVEEELAMVSKVNTELNNYMALSEKIAEDRERKRIAREIHDTLGHALTGISAGLDAVGVLIDIDPNRAKEQVKSVSEVVREGIQDVRGSLNRLRPGALEGRTLKDALEKTIREYQALSNLQVDLHYEWIDVDMDVMIEDTIFRVIQESMTNAVRHGHASQMSLHFFEDEEDYLIELQDNGGGFETLTYGYGLKQMMERISILGGQIQFESRDGFFTHVSLPKYKEGR
- a CDS encoding single-stranded DNA-binding protein, whose protein sequence is MYNKVILIGRLVAAPELHKTSTDKSVARVTVAVNRRYKDQNGERETDFVNVVVWGKLAETMASYASKGSLISLDGEIRTRRYEKNGVMQYVTEVLCQSFQLLESRAQRAMRENGGTGDLADIILEEEDLPF
- a CDS encoding thioredoxin family protein, yielding MITPNSLEEIASYVEQDGKKVFVFSADWCGDCRYLKPFLPEIEAENPEFTFILIDRDAYMDLAKVWDVYGIPSLVVLEKDKEIGRFVNRDRKTKAQLTAFLAGLK
- the ytpR gene encoding YtpR family tRNA-binding protein — encoded protein: MIVTYNKEQVGDVLMLTLKNSGEAKLAVERKGKVARVYREDKQETVAWNIFDASSFFAIEGKGQVFLTDEQVARLNQELEREGFAERLVNDREPKFVVGEILEMVAHPDSDHLNICQVAVGPDKTVQIVAGAPNARVGLKTIVALPGAMMPDGSLIFPGALRGEKSYGMMCSPRELHLPNAPQKRGIIELDDAEVAGTPFDPARHWHE
- a CDS encoding DUF1846 domain-containing protein → MKKQAFSSEKYLNLQRDHIIERINQFDGKLYLEFGGKMLEDFHAARVLPGYEPDNKIKLLQELRDQVEIVIAINANNIEHSKARGDLGISYDQEVLRLIDKFNELGIFVGSVVITQYAGQAAADAFRKQLDKSGIASYLHYPIKGYPTDMDHIISPEGMGKNDYIKTSRNLVVVTAPGPGSGKLATCMSNMYHDQLNGIKSGYAKFETFPVWNLPLHHPVNLAYEAATADLDDVNMIDPFHLQTYGETTVNYNRDIEIFPVLKRMLERILGTSPYASPTDMGVNMVGFAIVDNDAAIEASQQEIIRRYYQTILDVKAERVGEGAVKKIELLMNDLGITPNDRKVTVLARQKEEETGEPALALELPNGEMVTGKTSDLFGPTAALLINAIKKLAHIDKETKLIEPEYVQPIQGLKINHLGSRNPRLHSNEILIALAITAMTNEDAKLAMQELGKLKGSEAHSTVMLTDEDKNVLRKLGINVTMDPVYQYDRLYRK